CTACAGCTAGTGTGGTGTCCACACCACACTAGACCGCAACAGGAGGGCGAAGTCATGAGAGCGTATCGCTCGCCCGTGCCGGCTGCCCCTGCCCGCCCGCGGTTGGCGCCCGCGAGGACCGGCCGGCGCTCTGCCGAGCCGGACGCACCTCCGCCGGCCCGGACCTCGGCGGCGGTGCTTCTGCGTGAGATCGTGGCGCACCTGCGGCAGTGTCGCGTTCAACTTCGCGACGAATGGGTGCGGCGCATCATCGAGGCGCGGACCCTCACGGCGATGAGCCAGGAGGAGATCTTCGCGGAAGCGACGTCCATATTTGACAACTACCTCGATGCCCTGGAGACCGGCACCCTCGAGGCGGTGCAGGCCTACGCCGGACAGCTGTCCGAGCGCATCGTGCCGCGCGGCGTGGAGACGCGCGAGGTGGTCGGCATCGTGCTGCTCCTGCGCGACGTGCTGGCCCGCTCACTGTTCGCCAACTACCGCGCCGACTTCCCGCTGTTGAACCGGGTCCTCGACGCCTACGAGCCCGCCGCAAACCGCATCGCGACGACCGTGGCGGCGGGGTTCGTGCACGAGCGCGAGCGGGTGATCCGCGAGCAGCAGGAAGCCATCCGCGAGCTGTCCACGCCCGTGTTGCCGGTGCGCGAGCGGCTGCTCATCCTGCCGATCATCGGGCTCATCGACGGCCAGCGCGCCCGCCAGCTGACCGAGCAGCTCCTGCGCGCCATCCGCGCCAACCGCGCCAAGGTCGTCGTCATCGACATCACGGGCGTCCCGGCCATGGACGCCGACGTGGCGAACCACCTGGTGCGAACCGTGGATGCGTCGCGGCTCCAGGGCGCCAAGGTGATCGTCACCGGCCTGTCGCCCGAGATCGCCCAGACGCTCGTCACCATCGGCGTCGACCTGAGCAAGATGAACACCGTTGGGGACCTGCAGGGCGGCATCGAAGAAGCGGAGCGGCTGCTCGGGTACCAGGTGGT
This DNA window, taken from Deltaproteobacteria bacterium, encodes the following:
- a CDS encoding STAS domain-containing protein, whose protein sequence is MRAYRSPVPAAPARPRLAPARTGRRSAEPDAPPPARTSAAVLLREIVAHLRQCRVQLRDEWVRRIIEARTLTAMSQEEIFAEATSIFDNYLDALETGTLEAVQAYAGQLSERIVPRGVETREVVGIVLLLRDVLARSLFANYRADFPLLNRVLDAYEPAANRIATTVAAGFVHERERVIREQQEAIRELSTPVLPVRERLLILPIIGLIDGQRARQLTEQLLRAIRANRAKVVVIDITGVPAMDADVANHLVRTVDASRLQGAKVIVTGLSPEIAQTLVTIGVDLSKMNTVGDLQGGIEEAERLLGYQVV